Proteins from one Nymphalis io chromosome 23, ilAglIoxx1.1, whole genome shotgun sequence genomic window:
- the LOC126777689 gene encoding pre-mRNA-splicing factor 38, translating into MANRTVKDAKSIRGTNPQYLVEKIIRSRIYDSKYWKEECFALTAELLVDKAMELRYLGGVHGGFIYPTPFLCLLLKMLQIQPEKDIVVEFIKNEEFKYVRALGAFYMRLTGTSLDCYKYLEPLYNDNRKLRRQNRDGQYELIHMDEYIDELLREERLCDVILPRIQKRHILEENNELEPKVSALDDDLDEDVPSDEEIVDTETKENRKEKDRRDRDRRRDRSRDRERRDKDRKRERSRSRDRDRRWERERERERDRERVRDRERDREKERRERHEVDRRRDRGRY; encoded by the exons ATGGCGAATCGGACTGTAAAGGACGCGAAGTCTATCCGCGGTACTAATCCGCAATATTTAGTGGAAAAGATTATACGGTCGCGTATTTACGATTCAAAATATTGGAAAGAAGAATGTTTCGCTTTAACTGCAGAGCTATTAGTAGACAAAGCTATGGAATTACGTTATCTGGGAGGCGTGCACGGCGGCTTCATTTACCCAACACCGtttttatgtttacttttaaaaatgctACAAATACAACCTGAAAAAGATATTGtggttgaatttattaaaaacgagGAGTTTAAATATGTACGCGCTTTAGGTGCCTTCTATATGAGACTTACTGGTACATCACtggattgttataaatatttagagcCCCTATACAATGATAACAGAAAATTACGGCGACAAAATCGTGACGGACAATACGAGTTAATCCACATGGATGAGTATATCGATGAGTTGTTGCGTGAGGAACGTTTATGTGATGTTATTTTACCGCGAATTCAAAAAAGACACATACTTgaagaaaataatgaattagaGCCAAAAGTATCCGCTCTAGATGATGACTTGGACGAAGATGTGCCTTCAGATGAAGAAATTGTTGATACTGAGACCAAAGAAAATAGAAAGGAAAAAGATAGACGAGACAGAGATAGAAGACGAGAcag ATCTCGTGACCGTGAAAGACGTGATAAAGACCGTAAAAGAGAAAGATCAAGAAGTAGAGATCGTGACAGAAGATGGGAAAGGGAAAGAGAGAGGGAGCGAGATAGAGAACGAGTTCGTGATCGTGAAAGAGACAGAGAAAAGGAGAGAAGGGAACGGCATGAAGTCGATAGAAGAAGAGATAGAGGGCGCTATTaa